The proteins below come from a single Magallana gigas chromosome 10, xbMagGiga1.1, whole genome shotgun sequence genomic window:
- the LOC136272172 gene encoding uncharacterized protein yields MKNKEYKDIMIEVCGPANSIFLVMVDATNQVSARTEVKAAMRKHLVKVSNSPSSLHLFKQQGILYVTPDPERPNLDLEEIAIECEAEDVTKEINEEGHEVIKMRMMQLPGWC; encoded by the exons ATG aaaaataaagaatacaaaGATATCATGATAGAAGTTTGTGGACCAGCCAACTCCATTTTCTTGGTTATGGTAGACGCAACGAACCAAGTGAGTGCTCGGACAGAGGTGAAAGCAGCAATGAGGAAACATCT agTGAAAGTCAGCAACTCCCCATCCAGTTTGCACTTATTCAAGCAGCAGGGAATTTTGTACGTGACCCCTGACCCCGAACGCCCCAACCTTGACCTTGAGGAGATTGCCATCGAGTGTGAGGCTGAGGATGTAACCAAGGAAATAAATGAAGAAGGTCATGAAGTGATCAAG ATGCGCATGAtgcaacttcctggatggtgctga
- the LOC136269631 gene encoding uncharacterized protein: MDPRSSAQDVHRCDLCETAIVHSYCDFCHTNLCKPCVVDHISDRYDKHKIVPFKERKSTLIYPKCVTHSNKNCDWQCKNCNDIFVCSSCTASEIHRGHIFVEVSEVYTTKKNAIADEANKLENVISPTYEEIALDLENQLADLDGGYEKLTTTMSKQGEQWHREIDIVVNKMKTEISEIKVKHRDILQKHLDEIKQKQALIKQTLLATEEIKKSTEVSPTIEYSSKIREFSKLPPKLKITVPTFIPKPLDHKKLNRLFGKITPLSTATEENVLSLNKPNTSVRELLDEPELVATIHTGYKNLRSVTYLNEDCVWTCGLTNDFKCFNIKGVLLHTISNISEQPPNDIAVDSDGNLLFCDRTSSTVNKANNGQTEELIRLQGWWPGNLCVTSNGDLLVTMFSDDVTQFKVVRYSGSTEKQTIQFDDEGKPLYSGNSYTKYITENRNHDICVADVEAGAVVVVNQNGKLRWRYIGHPSVTKKKPFKPVGITTDSQSRILTADHYNHCIHILDQDGQFLRYIDNCDLKSPYGLCVDNNDNLFVSEHFNGNVKKIKFLR, from the coding sequence ATGGATCCTCGTTCTAGTGCCCAGGACGTGcaccgatgtgacctttgtgagaccgccatagtacacagctactgtgacttttgtcatacCAACCTCTGCAAGCCTTGTGTAGTAGATCACATCTCAGATagatatgacaaacataaaatagtcccTTTTAAGGAGCGAAAATCTACTCTGATTTACCCAAAATGTGTGACacattcaaacaaaaattgtgaCTGGCAGTGCAAAAATTGCAACGACATATTTGTTTGTTCTTCTTGTACTGCATCAGAAATACACAGAGGACATATTTTTGTAGAAGTTTCAGAAGTTTACACGACAAAGAAAAATGCTATTGCGGACGAGGCAAATAAGTTAGAAAACGTTATTTCTCCTACCTATGAAGAAATTGCACTCGACTTGGAAAATCAGCTTGCCGACctggatggaggatatgagaaacttacaacaacaatgtccaaacaaggagagcaatggcacagagaaattgacattgttgtcaataaaatgaaaactgaaatcagtGAGATTAAAGTAAAACACagagatattttacaaaaacacttggatgaaatcaaacagaaaCAGGCtctcataaaacaaacattactgGCCACAGAAGAAATCAAGAAATCCACTGAAGTATCTCCTACCATTGAATACAGCTCTAAGATCAGAGAGTTCAGCAAGCTGCCTCCCAAATTGAAGATCACAGTGCcaacattcattccaaaaccaTTAGACCATAAAAAGTTGAATCGCTTGTTTGGAAAGATCACTCCTTTGTCTACTGCTACAGAAGAGAATGTCTTGTCATTAAACAAACCCAACACTTCAGTGAGAGAACTACTGGATGAACCGGAGCTTGTTGCCACAATACATACAGGGTATAAAAACCTACGCAGTGTTACCTATCTTAATGAAGATTGTGTTTGGACATGTGGATTGACAAATGATTTCAAATGCTTTAACATTAAAGGTGTATTGCTTCATACAATTAGCAACATATCAGAACAACCACCCAATGATATAGCTGTAGACAGTGATGGGAATTTACTATTCTGTGACAGGACATCAAGTACAGTGAATAAAGCAAATAATGGACAGACAGAAGAGTTGATCAGATTACAGGGATGGTGGCCTGGTAACCTGTGTGTCACCTCTAAtggtgatctcctggttaccaTGTTCAGTGATGATGTAACTCAATTcaaagttgtccgttactcgggatctacagagaaacaaacaattcaatttgatgatgaaGGTAAACCTCTGTACTCAGGGAATAGTTATACTAAATACATCActgagaacagaaaccatgacatctgtgtagctgacgtTGAGGCTGGagcagtagtggtggttaatcagaacgggaaactcagatggagatacatCGGTCATCCTTCAGTTACCAAAAAGAAACCATTTAAACCAGttggtatcacaacagacagtcagagtcgtatcctgacagcagaccaTTACAACCATTGTATTCACATTCTGGATCAggatggacagtttctccgttacattgataactgtgatctgaAGAGTCCGtatggtttatgtgtggacaataatgacaatctgtttgtATCAGAACATTTTAAcggcaatgtaaagaaaataaaatttcttagaTAG
- the LOC136271997 gene encoding polypeptide N-acetylgalactosaminyltransferase 5-like: MAGGLFSISREYFTKLGTYDPGMNIWGGENLELSFRVWMCGGNLEIIPCSHVGHIFRKRSPYKWRTGVNVVKKNSIRLAEVWIDEYKNYYYERFNYDLGDYGDVTDRKKLRNIRSKAKPMCIDSAVDNHNYHKPVNMWPCHNQGGNQYWMLSKNGEIRRDDGCLDYSGGESVIVYPCHSQKGNQEWQYREDNSIYHANIQKCMETSVDGQKLTMKTCTRIDRQIWTCRNYIVHILR; this comes from the exons ATGGCCGGAGGTCTTTTCTCCATCAGTAGAGAATATTTTACGAAACTCGGAACCTACGACCCTGGAATGAATATCTGGGGAGGAGAAAACTTAGAACTGTCATTTAGA gTCTGGATGTGTGGTGGTAACTTAGAAATCATTCCATGCTCTCATGTTGGTCACATCTTCAGAAAGAGAAGTCCGTACAAGTGGAGGACTGGTGTCAACGTTGTCAAGAAAAACTCAATCCGATTGGCTGAAGTTTGGATTGACGAATACAAGAACTATTATTATGAAAGATTCAACTATGATCTG GGAGATTACGGAGATGTCACCGACAGAAAGAAGCTCCGGAAC ATCCGCAGCAAGGCCAAGCCGATGTGTATCGACAGTGCGGTGGATAACCACAACTACCACAAACCGGTCAACATGTGGCCTTGTCACAACCAGGGGGGCAACCAG TATTGGATGTTGAGTAAGAATGGAGAAATCCGTCGAGACGATGGATGCCTGGATTATTCTGGAGGAGAGAGCGTCATTGTTTATCCGTGTCACAGCCAGAAAGGAAATCAGGAGTGGCAATACAGAGag GACAACTCCATTTACCATGCCAACATACAGAAGTGCATGGAGACCAGCGTGGACGGACAGAAGCTGACCATGAAGACCTGCACAAGGATAGACAGACAGATCTGGACCTGTAGGAATTATATTGTTCACATTCTGCGATAA